One region of Oryza glaberrima chromosome 7, OglaRS2, whole genome shotgun sequence genomic DNA includes:
- the LOC127778960 gene encoding sodium/hydrogen exchanger 1, with product MGMEVAAARLGALYTTSDYASVVSINLFVALLCACIVLGHLLEENRWVNESITALIIGLCTGVVILLMTKGKSSHLFVFSEDLFFIYLLPPIIFNAGFQVKKKQFFRNFMTITLFGAVGTMISFFTISIAAIAIFSRMNIGTLDVGDFLAIGAIFSATDSVCTLQVLNQDETPFLYSLVFGEGVVNDATSIVLFNALQNFDLVHIDAAVVLKFLGNFFYLFLSSTFLGVFAGLLSAYIIKKLYIGRHSTDREVALMMLMAYLSYMLAELLDLSGILTVFFCGIVMSHYTWHNVTESSRVTTKHAFATLSFIAETFLFLYVGMDALDIEKWEFASDRPGKSIGISSILLGLVLIGRAAFVFPLSFLSNLTKKAPNEKITWRQQVVIWWAGLMRGAVSIALAYNKFTRSGHTQLHGNAIMITSTITVVLFSTMVFGMMTKPLIRLLLPASGHPVTSEPSSPKSLHSPLLTSMQGSDLESTTNIVRPSSLRMLLTKPTHTVHYYWRKFDDALMRPMFGGRGFVPFSPGSPTEQSHGGR from the exons atggggatggaggtggcggcggcgcggctggggGCTCTGTACACGACCTCCGACTACGCGTCGGTGGTGTCCATCAACCTGTTCGTCGCGCTGCTCTGCGCCTGCATCGTCCTCGGCCACCTCCTCGAGGAGAATCGCTGGGTCAATGAGTCCATCACCGCGCTCATCATC GGGCTCTGCACCGGCGTGGTGATCTTGCTGATGACCAAAGGGAAGAGCTCGCACTTATTCGTCTTCAGTGAGGATCTCTTCTTCATCTACCTCCTCCCTCCGATCATCTTCAATGCAGG TTTTCAGGTAAAGAAAAAGCAATTCTTCCGGAATTTCATGACGATCACATTATTTGGAGCCGTCGGGACAATGATATCCTTTTTCACAATATCTATTG CTGCCATTGCAATATTCAGCAGAATGAACATTGGAACGCTGGATGTAGGAGATTTTCTTG CAATTGGAGCCATCTTTTCTGCGACAGATTCTGTCTGCACATTGCAG GTCCTCAATCAGGATGAGACACCCTTTTTGTACAGTCTGGTATTCGGTGAAGGTGTTGTGAACGATGCTACATCAATTGTGCTTTTCAACGCACTACAGAACTTTGATCTTGTCCACATAGATGCGGCTGTCGTTCTGAAATTCTTGGGGaacttcttttatttatttttgtcgAGCACCTTCCTTGGAGTATTT GCTGGATTGCTCAGTGCATACATAATCAAGAAGTTATACATTGGAAG GCATTCTACTGACCGTGAGGTTGCCCTTATGATGCTCATGGCTTACCTTTCATATATGCTGGCTGAG TTGCTAGATTTGAGCGGCATTCTCACCGTATTCTTCTGTGGTATTGTAATGTCACATTACACTTGGCATAACGTCACAGAGAGTTCAAGAGTTACAACAAA GCACGCATTTGCAACTCTGTCCTTCATTGCTGAGACTTTTCTCTTCCTGTATGTTGGGATGGATGCATTGGATATTGAAAAATGGGAGTTTGCCAGTGACAG ACCTGGCAAATCCATTGGGATAAGCTCAATTTTGCTAGGATTGGTTCTGATTGGAAGAGCTGCTTTTGTATTCCCGCTGTCGTTCTTGTCAAACCTAACAAAGAAGGCACCGAATGAAAAAATAACCTGGAGACAGCAA GTTGTAATATGGTGGGCTGGGCTGATGAGAGGAGCTGTGTCGATTGCTCTTGCTTACAATAAG TTTACAAGATCTGGCCATACTCAGCTGCACGGCAATGCAATAATGATCACCAGCACCATCACTGTCGTTCTTTTTAGCACTATG GTATTTGGGATGATGACAAAGCCATTGATCAGGCTGCTGCTACCGGCCTCAGGCCATCCTGTCACCTCTGAGCCCTCATCACCAAAGTCCCTGCATTCTCCTCTCCTGACAAGCATGCAAGGTTCTGACCTCGAGAGTACAACCAACATTGTGAGGCCTTCCAGCCTCCGGATGCTCCTCACCAAGCCGACCCACACTGTCCACTACTACTGGCGCAAGTTCGACGACGCGCTGATGCGACCGATGTTTGGCGGGCGCGGGTTCGTGCCCTTCTCCCCTGGATCACCAACCGAGCAGAGCCATGgaggaagatga
- the LOC127778961 gene encoding tubby-like F-box protein 11 isoform X2: MSFRSVIQEVKGEIGAISRRGFRSRPGRVRRVAAAAEEPPDESSAAGLVMRESCWTQLPPELLREVLARVEESEGWWPRRRDVVACAGVCRSWRGIIREIVRTPEASGNLTFPISLKQPGPRDAPMKCFIVRNRTTQTYYLYIGLTDALTDDGKFLLAARKCRRTTCTEYLISLDMNDISKRTDSYVGKLRSNFLGTKFTVYDAHPPYAGDVISKGQSARVIGSNHLSPRIPAGNYPVSHISYELNVLGSRGPRRMHCAMDSIPVSAIEQGGTAPTQTEFPLSYHESFTSIPFFKSKSVRANNSTASLLTQNGSKLVLTNKSPRWPEHLQCWCLNFHGRVTVASVKNFQLVASDESNPTNQEHDDVILQFGKVGKDMFTMDYRYPISAFQAFAICLSSFDTKIACE, from the exons ATGTCTTTCAGGAGCGTGATCCAGGAGGTGAAGGGCGAGATCGGCGCCATCTCGCGGCGGGGGTTCAGGTCGCGGCCGGGGCGAGTCcggcgagtggcggcggcggcggaggagccgcCGGAcgagtcgtcggcggcggggctggTGATGCGGGAGAGCTGCTGGACGCAGCTGCCGCCGGAGCTCCTGCGGGAGGTGCTGGCGAGGGTGGAGGAGTCGGAGGGGTggtggccacgccgccgcgacgtGGTGGCGTGCGCCGGCGTCTGCCGGAGCTGGAGGGGGATCATCAGGGAGATCGTGCGCACCCCGGAGGCGTCCGGGAATCTCACCTTCCCAATCTCTCTCAAGCAG CCTGGCCCGAGGGATGCTCCTATGAAATGTTTCATTGTAAGGAACCGGACCACTCAGACATATTACCTGTACATTGGACTGACTGATg CATTAACTGATGATGGGAAGTTCCTACTTGCTGCACGCAAATGTCGTAGGACCACATGCACTGAGTACCTGATTTCGCTTGATATGAACGATATATCAAAGAGGACTGATAGTTATGTTGGCAAACTAAG ATCTAACTTCTTGGGAACCAAATTTACTGTCTATGATGCCCATCCACCTTATGCTGGAGATGTGATTTCAAAGGGTCAGTCTGCACGTGTGATTGGTTCAAACCATTTATCCCCCAGGATACCTGCTGGGAATTATCCAGTCTCACATATTTCATATGAATTGAACGTTTTGGGTTCTAG GGGCCCAAGAAGGATGCACTGCGCTATGGATTCTATCCCTGTATCAGCAATTGAACAAGGAGGAACAGCTCCGACGCAGACTGAATTTCCTTTGAGTTACCATGAATCTTTCACATCAATTCCCtttttcaaatcaaaatcaGTTCGAGCGAATAATTCAACTGCTTCATTACTCACTCAAAATGGAAGCAAACTGGTGTTGACGAACAAGTCCCCGAGGTGGCCCGAACATCTGCAGTGCTGGTGCCTTAACTTCCATGGACGGGTAACGGTTGCATCGGTAAAGAACTTCCAGCTGGTGGCTTCAGATGAGAGTAACCCAACCAACCAGGAACACGATGATGTGATCCTCCAGTTTGGTAAAGTTGGGAAGGACATGTTCACCATGGATTACCGCTATCCTATCTCGGCATTTCAGGCGTTTGCGATATGTCTGAGCAGCTTTGACACCAAAATAGCGTGCGAATGA
- the LOC127778961 gene encoding tubby-like F-box protein 11 isoform X1 — translation MSFRSVIQEVKGEIGAISRRGFRSRPGRVRRVAAAAEEPPDESSAAGLVMRESCWTQLPPELLREVLARVEESEGWWPRRRDVVACAGVCRSWRGIIREIVRTPEASGNLTFPISLKQPGPRDAPMKCFIVRNRTTQTYYLYIGLTDAPYFAALTDDGKFLLAARKCRRTTCTEYLISLDMNDISKRTDSYVGKLRSNFLGTKFTVYDAHPPYAGDVISKGQSARVIGSNHLSPRIPAGNYPVSHISYELNVLGSRGPRRMHCAMDSIPVSAIEQGGTAPTQTEFPLSYHESFTSIPFFKSKSVRANNSTASLLTQNGSKLVLTNKSPRWPEHLQCWCLNFHGRVTVASVKNFQLVASDESNPTNQEHDDVILQFGKVGKDMFTMDYRYPISAFQAFAICLSSFDTKIACE, via the exons ATGTCTTTCAGGAGCGTGATCCAGGAGGTGAAGGGCGAGATCGGCGCCATCTCGCGGCGGGGGTTCAGGTCGCGGCCGGGGCGAGTCcggcgagtggcggcggcggcggaggagccgcCGGAcgagtcgtcggcggcggggctggTGATGCGGGAGAGCTGCTGGACGCAGCTGCCGCCGGAGCTCCTGCGGGAGGTGCTGGCGAGGGTGGAGGAGTCGGAGGGGTggtggccacgccgccgcgacgtGGTGGCGTGCGCCGGCGTCTGCCGGAGCTGGAGGGGGATCATCAGGGAGATCGTGCGCACCCCGGAGGCGTCCGGGAATCTCACCTTCCCAATCTCTCTCAAGCAG CCTGGCCCGAGGGATGCTCCTATGAAATGTTTCATTGTAAGGAACCGGACCACTCAGACATATTACCTGTACATTGGACTGACTGATg CTCCTTATTTTGCAGCATTAACTGATGATGGGAAGTTCCTACTTGCTGCACGCAAATGTCGTAGGACCACATGCACTGAGTACCTGATTTCGCTTGATATGAACGATATATCAAAGAGGACTGATAGTTATGTTGGCAAACTAAG ATCTAACTTCTTGGGAACCAAATTTACTGTCTATGATGCCCATCCACCTTATGCTGGAGATGTGATTTCAAAGGGTCAGTCTGCACGTGTGATTGGTTCAAACCATTTATCCCCCAGGATACCTGCTGGGAATTATCCAGTCTCACATATTTCATATGAATTGAACGTTTTGGGTTCTAG GGGCCCAAGAAGGATGCACTGCGCTATGGATTCTATCCCTGTATCAGCAATTGAACAAGGAGGAACAGCTCCGACGCAGACTGAATTTCCTTTGAGTTACCATGAATCTTTCACATCAATTCCCtttttcaaatcaaaatcaGTTCGAGCGAATAATTCAACTGCTTCATTACTCACTCAAAATGGAAGCAAACTGGTGTTGACGAACAAGTCCCCGAGGTGGCCCGAACATCTGCAGTGCTGGTGCCTTAACTTCCATGGACGGGTAACGGTTGCATCGGTAAAGAACTTCCAGCTGGTGGCTTCAGATGAGAGTAACCCAACCAACCAGGAACACGATGATGTGATCCTCCAGTTTGGTAAAGTTGGGAAGGACATGTTCACCATGGATTACCGCTATCCTATCTCGGCATTTCAGGCGTTTGCGATATGTCTGAGCAGCTTTGACACCAAAATAGCGTGCGAATGA
- the LOC127780112 gene encoding inactive beta-amylase 9-like — MSNPAMCAMSSVLATHHHAARCGAVRRENAWIAPARVGFSQARRGGGRDELSAAGLGRFLGYATADHKNKNREVDDLEPARLFVGLPIDTVTDGATVNSARGVTSGMRAVKLLGADGVELPVFWSVAQPESPDRFSWAGYRAVADMARDEGLSLRVTLHFHGSPGGAVPLLPVWVSTAAADDPDILFTDRSGGRHDDCLSFAVDELPVIHGRSPLDCYDAFFRSFADAFQDLFDSTITDVTVGLGPNGELRYPSYPPGSDGRGFTGVGEFQCYDRYMLEQLRRHAAEAGEPLWGLSGPHDAPRYGDSPDACGFFNDHGGSWQSAYGDFFLSWYAGQLVGHGDRVLAVANGALGDTPVEASAKVPFMHWWHGARSRPAEAVAGFYKSGGKNGYSPVAKMFARRGCTVIVPGMDVCMNKQHRITGSSPDQLLVQIKNACRRHGARIAGENASLVVTHTSSFSRIRSNVLTAERMRPGHFTYQRMGEAFFSPEHWPAFVEFVRGVVCGEWPDEDEDRDVADNPNAMEAQPV, encoded by the exons ATGAGCAATCCGGCGATGTGCGCCATGAGCTCGGTGCTGGCAACGCATCACCACGCGGCGAGGTGCGGCGCCGTCCGCCGGGAGAACGCCTGGATTGCGCCGGCGAGGGTCGGGTTCAGCCAggcgcgtcgcggcggcgggagggacgAGCTGAGCGCCGCCGGGCTCGGCCGGTTCCTCGGCTACGCCACCGCCGATCACAAGAACAAGAACCGTGAG gTGGACGACCTCGAGCCGGCGAGGCTGTTCGTGGGGTTGCCGATCGACACGGTGACGGACGGCGCGACGGTGAACAGCGCCAGGGGCGTGACCTCCGGGATGCGCGCCGTGAAGCTCCTgggcgccgacggcgtcgaGCTGCCGGTGTTCTGGTCGGTGGCGCAGCCGGAGTCGCCGGACCGGTTCAGCTGGGCGGGGTACAGGGCCGTCGCCGACATGGCCCGCGACGAGGGGCTCAGCCTCCGCGTCACGCTCCACTTCCACGGCtcccccggcggcgccgtcccctTGCTCCCCGTCTGggtctccaccgccgccgccgacgaccccgaCATCCTCTTCACCGACCgctccggcggccgccacgACGACTGCCTCTCCttcgccgtcgacgagctcccCGTCATCCACGGCCGGTCGCCGCTCGACTGCTACGACGCCTTCTTCCGCAGCTTCGCCGACGCGTTCCAGGACCTCTTCGACTCCACCATCACC GACGTGACGGTGGGGCTGGGGCCGAACGGCGAGCTCCGGTACCCGTCGTACCCGCCGGGGAGCGACGGGCGGGGGTTCACCGGCGTGGGCGAGTTCCAGTGCTACGACAGGTACATGCTGGAGCAGctgcggcggcacgcggcggaggccggcgagccGCTGTGGGGGCTGTCGGGCCCGCACGACGCGCCGCGGTACGGCGACTCGCCGGACGCGTGCGGCTTCTTCAACGACCACGGCGGGTCGTGGCAGAGCGCGTACGGCGACTTCTTCCTCTCGTGGTACGCCGGTCAGCTGGTCGGGCACGGCGACCGCGTGCTCGCCGTGGCGAACGGCGCGCTCGGCGACACGCCGGTGGAGGCGTCGGCAAAGGTGCCGTTCATGCACTGGTGGCACGGCGCGCGGtcgcggccggcggaggcggtggccggatTCTACAAGAGCGGCGGGAAGAACGGGTACAGCCCGGTGGCGAAGATGTTCGCGCGGCGGGGGTGCACGGTGATCGTGCCGGGGATGGACGTGTGCATGAACAAGCAGCACCGGATCACGGGGTCCAGCCCCGACCAGCTGCTGGTGCAGATCAAGAACGcgtgccgccgccacggcgccagGATCGCCGGCGAGAACGCGTCGCTCGTCGTCACGCACACCAGCAGCTTCTCCCGCATCCGGAGCAACGTGCTCACCGCCGAGCGGATGAGGCCGGGGCACTTCACCTACCAGCGGATGGGCGAGGCCTTCTTCTCGCCGGAGCACTGGCCGGCCTTCGTCGAGTTCGTCCGCGGCGTCGTCTGCGGCGAGTGGcccgacgaggacgaggaccgCGACGTCGCCGACAATCCCAACGCCATGGAGGCGCAGCCAGTATAA
- the LOC127780339 gene encoding homeobox-leucine zipper protein ROC8-like, giving the protein MGSGVRIGGGDGGRGPERQAGWRVGGRWSCGPGGSGGGLSRWTTIVVAPSTVLRSHAQEVNFVRYCRQIEQGLWAIADIFVNLQRDAYFGVPPPRSRLLPSECLIADMANSYSEVTRVEHMEVEEKNPINVLYRDLVLSGDVFGAHRWLAALQCACDRYASLVALGVPHHITGGMHTLCRAPSPDPELRIGHDGRLEDGPQGGAAPAPVA; this is encoded by the exons ATGGGGAGCGGCGtccggatcggcggcggcgacggaggacgGGGGCCAGAGCGGCAGGCAGGATGGCGGGTGGGCGGCCGCTGGAGTTGTGGAccaggaggcagcggcggtggcttgTCACGGTGGACCACGATTGTGGTGGCGCCGTCGACAGTGTTGCGCAGCCATGCACAGGAGGTGAACTTCGTCCGCTACTGCCGGCAGATCGAGCAGGGGCTATGGGCCATCGCTGACATCTTCGTCAACCTGCAGCGTGACGCCTACTTCGGCGTGCCACCGCCGCGTTCCCGCCTGCTCCCATCGGAATGCCTCATCGCTGACATGGCGAATAGCTACTCTGAG GTGACCAGGGTCGAACacatggaggtggaggagaagaacCCGATCAACGTGCTCTACCGTGACCTCGTGCTGAGCGGCGATGTATTCGGGGCGCACCGCTGGCTCGCCGCGCTCCAGTGCGCGTGCGACCGCTACGCCTCCCTTGTCGCGCTCGGCGTCCCGCACCACATCACCGGAGGTATGCACACGCTATGCCGCGCACCTAGCCCAGATCCAGAGCTTCGAATCGGCCACGACGGGCGGCTAGAGGACGGGCCGCAAGGAGGAGCTGCTCCTGCGCCCGTCGCCTGA
- the LOC127778915 gene encoding zinc finger protein CONSTANS-LIKE 13-like isoform X2, with protein MARDDDPAKKLAVDGGVAAAARCCDFCGGLPAVVYCRADSARLCLPCDRHVHAANTVSTRHARAPLCSACRSAPATAFRRGDGFLCSSCDFDERLRRGSIGSGGDELPLDDRAAVEGYTGCPSIGELAAILGVVSGDSDKPADDGWWSASWEEEASQVLSLDDIIVPTTSCHGLRPLLTPPSPENQSSPDNGELDGEVLRQLGELARSEAAAQATFVAGDQLASWASPEFTSGHGDFGIEAASTTVPSCENETWIMSTDCTDPTNASKTDIAREEAPASSSAEPCLSSLVEISEICPSMSYSGSGIDNGGHDPSTLAIMPTQALPKKGVYDIAYPDRGTVISRYKEKRKNRRFDKQIRYESRKARADGRLRIKGRFAKSN; from the exons ATGGCGCGGGATGACGACCCGGCCAAGAAATTAGCTGTGgatggcggcgtcgcggcggcggcgcggtgctgtGACTTCTGCGGCGGCTTGCCGGCGGTGGTGTACTGCCGCGCCGACTCGGCGAGGCTGTGCCTGCCGTGCGACCGCCACGTCCACGCCGCCAACACGGTGTCCACGCGccacgcccgcgcgccgctctgCTCCGCCTGCCGCtccgcgcccgccaccgccttccgccgcggcgacggcttCCTCTGCTCCAGCTGCGACTTCGACGAGAGGCTCCGCCGCGGCAgcatcggcagcggcggcgacgagctgccGCTCGACGACCGCGCCGCCGTGGAAGGGTACACGGGTTGCCCGTCGATCGGGGAGCTCGCGGCGATCCTCGGCGTCGTCAGCGGCGATTCCGACAAGCCGGCCGACGACGGCTGGTGGTCCGCGagctgggaggaggaggcctcACAGGTGCTGAGCCTGGATGACATCATCGTGCCGACCACCTCCTGCCATGGCCTCCGACCTCTCCTCACACCACCCTCCCCTGAG AATCAGAGTTCGCCGGACAACGGGGAGCTGGACGGCGAGGTTCTCCGGCAGCTAGGGGAGCTTGCCAGgtcagaggcggcggcgcaggccacCTTTGTAGCCGGCGATCAGCTGGCTTCATGGGCATCACCGGAGTTCACTTCTGGGCATGGTGATTTTGGCATTGAGGCAGCAAGCACTACAGTACCTTCTTGTGAG AATGAAACATGGATCATGTCAACCGATTGCACTGACCCTACCAATGCAAGCAAGACGGACATCGCACGCGAGGAGGCTCCAGCAAGCTCATCTGCCGAGCCATGCCTCTCTTCGCTCGTCGAGATTTCAGAGATTTGCCCCAGCATGAGCTACAGCGGCAGTGGCATCGACAATGGCGGCCATGATCCATCAACCCTGGCAATAATGCCAACGCAAGCTCTGCCCAAGAAGGGAGTCTATGACATCGCCTACCCTGACAGGGGCACGGTGATTTCGCGCTacaaggagaagaggaagaacagaAG ATTCGACAAGCAGATCCGGTACGAATCGCGCAAGGCTCGTGCCGATGGCAGATTGAGGATCAAGGGACGCTTCGCGAAGTCGAACTAG
- the LOC127778915 gene encoding zinc finger protein CONSTANS-LIKE 13-like isoform X1 has translation MARDDDPAKKLAVDGGVAAAARCCDFCGGLPAVVYCRADSARLCLPCDRHVHAANTVSTRHARAPLCSACRSAPATAFRRGDGFLCSSCDFDERLRRGSIGSGGDELPLDDRAAVEGYTGCPSIGELAAILGVVSGDSDKPADDGWWSASWEEEASQVLSLDDIIVPTTSCHGLRPLLTPPSPESSPDNGELDGEVLRQLGELARSEAAAQATFVAGDQLASWASPEFTSGHGDFGIEAASTTVPSCENETWIMSTDCTDPTNASKTDIAREEAPASSSAEPCLSSLVEISEICPSMSYSGSGIDNGGHDPSTLAIMPTQALPKKGVYDIAYPDRGTVISRYKEKRKNRRFDKQIRYESRKARADGRLRIKGRFAKSN, from the exons ATGGCGCGGGATGACGACCCGGCCAAGAAATTAGCTGTGgatggcggcgtcgcggcggcggcgcggtgctgtGACTTCTGCGGCGGCTTGCCGGCGGTGGTGTACTGCCGCGCCGACTCGGCGAGGCTGTGCCTGCCGTGCGACCGCCACGTCCACGCCGCCAACACGGTGTCCACGCGccacgcccgcgcgccgctctgCTCCGCCTGCCGCtccgcgcccgccaccgccttccgccgcggcgacggcttCCTCTGCTCCAGCTGCGACTTCGACGAGAGGCTCCGCCGCGGCAgcatcggcagcggcggcgacgagctgccGCTCGACGACCGCGCCGCCGTGGAAGGGTACACGGGTTGCCCGTCGATCGGGGAGCTCGCGGCGATCCTCGGCGTCGTCAGCGGCGATTCCGACAAGCCGGCCGACGACGGCTGGTGGTCCGCGagctgggaggaggaggcctcACAGGTGCTGAGCCTGGATGACATCATCGTGCCGACCACCTCCTGCCATGGCCTCCGACCTCTCCTCACACCACCCTCCCCTGAG AGTTCGCCGGACAACGGGGAGCTGGACGGCGAGGTTCTCCGGCAGCTAGGGGAGCTTGCCAGgtcagaggcggcggcgcaggccacCTTTGTAGCCGGCGATCAGCTGGCTTCATGGGCATCACCGGAGTTCACTTCTGGGCATGGTGATTTTGGCATTGAGGCAGCAAGCACTACAGTACCTTCTTGTGAG AATGAAACATGGATCATGTCAACCGATTGCACTGACCCTACCAATGCAAGCAAGACGGACATCGCACGCGAGGAGGCTCCAGCAAGCTCATCTGCCGAGCCATGCCTCTCTTCGCTCGTCGAGATTTCAGAGATTTGCCCCAGCATGAGCTACAGCGGCAGTGGCATCGACAATGGCGGCCATGATCCATCAACCCTGGCAATAATGCCAACGCAAGCTCTGCCCAAGAAGGGAGTCTATGACATCGCCTACCCTGACAGGGGCACGGTGATTTCGCGCTacaaggagaagaggaagaacagaAG ATTCGACAAGCAGATCCGGTACGAATCGCGCAAGGCTCGTGCCGATGGCAGATTGAGGATCAAGGGACGCTTCGCGAAGTCGAACTAG